One Globicephala melas chromosome 18, mGloMel1.2, whole genome shotgun sequence DNA segment encodes these proteins:
- the RFXAP gene encoding regulatory factor X-associated protein — protein MVPQRQLTSQKRFRKPKTQQEEGSVGSRQKRCPAQHLSTSSAFSKPAGAGGDRAAQHLPPESTAHAQSDPPAAAQLRPSEAPGSLKGTELGAPLLSQPLFLSRVPGRWFAKCSWARQVLKGWGRGPPPGLSSTEVQAVAEGAGPGAASGALRPGAPAPASGQARAPTPVPAAASQFTLLVMRPCGGPDEAAAEGVLRQAPALGGSAGAGKPVRYLCEVAGDGEEEAGEDETDLLDTSDPPGGGESTASLEDLEDEETHSGGEGGSGGARRRGSGGGSMSKTCTYEGCSETTSQVAKQRKPWMCKKHRNKMYKDKYKKKKSDQALNCGGAAQAGSAGNVKLEESADNILSIVKQRTGSFGDRPARPTLLEQVLNQKRLSLLRSPEVVQFLQKQQQLLNQQVMEQRQQQFPGTSV, from the exons GCAGCGTAGGTTCCAGGCAAAAGCGCTGTCCCGCCCAGCACCTCAGTACCTCAAGTGCGTTCAGCAAACCGGCGGGCGCCGGCGGTGACCGCGCGGCGCAGCATCTCCCGCCAGAGTCCACAGCACATGCGCAGTCAGACCCTCCGGCGGCCGCTCAGCTCCGCCCCTCGGAGGCGCCGGGTTCCCTGAAAGGGACAGAGC TCGGGGCGCCGTTGCTGAGCCAGCCACTTTTCCTCTCGCGGGTCCCGGGTCGTTGGTTTGCTAAGTGCAGTTGGGCCCGGCAGGTGCTGAAGGGTTGGGGTCGTGGACCCCCGCCAGGTCTCAGCAGCACGGAGGTGCAGGCTGTCGCCGAGGGCGCGGGGCCGGGCGCCGCTAGCGGTGCGCTCCGCCCCGGGGCCCCCGCCCCTGCCTCCGGCCAGGCCCGGGCTCCAACCCCCGTCCCAGCCGCGGCCTCGCAGTTCACCCTGCTGGTGATGCGCCCCTGTGGAGGGCCGGACGAGGCTGCGGCCGAGGGGGTCCTGCGGCAGGCTCCGGCCCTGGGGGGCAGCGCCGGGGCGGGCAAGCCCGTTCGGTACCTGTGCGAAGTGGCGGGGGATGGCGAGGAGGAGGCGGGGGAAGACGAGACAGACCTGCTGGACACTTCGGACCCCCCGGGGGGAGGCGAGAGCACGGCTAGTTTGGAGGATCTGGAAGACGAGGAGACCCACTCTGGGGGAGAGGGCGGCAGCGGTGGAGCCCGGAGACGGGGCAGCGGCGGGGGCAGCATGAGCAAGACCTGCACCTACGAGGGCTGCAGCGAGACCACGAGCCAGGTGGCCAAGCAGCGCAAGCCGTGGATGTGCAAGAAACACCGCAACAAGATGTACAAGGATaaatacaagaagaagaaaagcgaCCAGGCCCTGAACTGCGGTGGGGCCGCCCAGGCTGGCAGCGCAGGAAATGTCAAACTTGAG GAAAGTGCAGATAATATACTCTCCATTGTTAAACAGAGAACAGGATCTTTTGGGGATCGACCTGCAAGACCTACTCTTTTAGAACAAGTGTTAAATCAGAAAAGACTG tcaTTACTAAGAAGTCCAGAAGTGGTGCAGTTTTTACAGAAACAACAACAGCTATTAAATCAGCAAGTTATGGAGCAAAGACAACAGCAGTTTCCAGGAACATCAGTGTGA